From the genome of Penaeus monodon isolate SGIC_2016 chromosome 16, NSTDA_Pmon_1, whole genome shotgun sequence, one region includes:
- the LOC119582528 gene encoding FAD-dependent oxidoreductase domain-containing protein 1-like isoform X2: MSLYHGIISRVLVRPCASLYRRIELKSGLRTQRLICTRQSSATLSSPFASSSERTRIYKSDGTVQSEEQGSWPEECDVLVLGGGAVGSSVAYHLRQRAQRGLRVVVVEQDPAYTKASTVLSLGGIRQQYTVKENIQLSLYGAEFLRNAASLLAVEGEEPPDVQFRPQGYLLLAPEDKVEILRENFRLQVETGAKVQFFTATQLKAKYPWLNITGVGAGVEGFENEGRFDPWALLLGLRRKATSLGAEYVRGKICGLSKRDQVDGAPAALTSAEILLPCGTRRSIAFKRVVLACGAWSGAVAALAGIGAGEGVLAMPLHIYPRKRYVYIVHVPGLPGANTPIFIDMSGTYFKREGLNTHLYTVGKSPTEEQEPSIDDLEIDYDFFENEVWPVLANRVPVFENLKGAWAGYYDYHTLDQNPIIGPHPVYANMFIVTGFSGHGAQHAAGAGLATAEYILEGKFCTIDLNRFCFERVLTGEAVREKNVI; this comes from the exons ATGTCACTGTATCATGGCATTATTTCTCGCGTGCTGGTGAGACCTTGCGCTTCACTTTACAGACGAATCGAACTGAAATCTGGGCTTCGAACCCAGCGTCTGATTTGCACACGCCAGTCTTCCGCCACGCTTTCCTCACCGTTTGCAAGTTCGAGTGAAAGAACGAGAATATACAAAAGTGATGGGACAGTGCAGAGTGAAGAGCAGGGTTCGTGGCCGGAGGAGTGTGACGTGCTTGTGCTTGGCGGCGGGGCTGTCGGTTCCTCCGTGGCCTATCACCTTCGGCAGCGAGCTCAGAGGGGCCTTCGGGTAGTCGTGGTGGAGCAAGACCCAGCT TATACAAAGGCCTCGACAGTGCTATCTCTAGGTGGTATCAGACAACAGTACACAGTGAAAGAGAATATCCAGCTGTCTCTGTACGGAGCGGAATTCCTACGTAACGCCGCTTCCTTGCTGGCCGTGGAGGGCGAAGAACCTCCTGATGTGCAGTTCAGACCGCAGGGTTATCTCCTGCTGGCGCCCGAAGACAAGGTCGAAATACTGAGAGAGAACTTTAGGCTTCAGGT GGAAACGGGGGCTAAAGTGCAGTTTTTCACCGCGACGCAACTGAAGGCAAAATACCCGTGGCTCAACATAACAGGAGTTGGCGCAGGTGTGGAAGGCTTTGAAAACGAAGGAAG GTTCGACCCTTGGGCTTTGCTATTGGGGTTACGTCGCAAAGCCACGAGTTTGGGTGCCGAGTACGTGAGAGGCAAGATATGTGGACTGAGCAAACGAGACCAAGTGGACGGGGCGCCTGCAGCTCTGACATCTGCCGAG ATACTTCTTCCGTGCGGCACAAGACGGAGCATTGCCTTCAAGCGTGTGGTCTTGGCGTGTGGGGCTTGGTCAGGCGCGGTGGCGGCGCTGGCGGGGATAGGGGCTGGTGAAGGCGTCCTGGCCATGCCCTTGCACATTTACCCCAG gAAACGGTATGTTTACATCGTACACGTTCCGGGGCTACCAGGGGCCAACACGCCAATATTCATCGATATGAGTGGCACATATTTCAAGCGAGAAGGCCTCAATACACACCTCTACACCGTCGGAAAGTCTCCCACTGAGGAACAGGAACCTTCCATTGATGACCTCGAAATTGACTACGATTTCTTCGAGAACGAAGTATGGCCTGTGCTTGCTAACAGAGTACCTGTCTTCGAGAACCTAAAG GGAGCCTGGGCAGGTTACTACGACTACCATACCCTGGATCAGAATCCGATCATAGGCCCACATCCAGTCTACGCCAATATGTTTATCGTGACTGGCTTCAGTGGCCATG gtGCACAGCATGCAGCCGGAGCAGGACTGGCCACAGCGGAGTACATTTTGGAAGGGAAATTCTGTACCATTGACCTAAACCGTTTTTGTTTTGAAAGAGTTCTCACTGGTGAGGCAGTCAGAGAGAAAAATGTTATATAA
- the LOC119582528 gene encoding FAD-dependent oxidoreductase domain-containing protein 1-like isoform X1 produces the protein MSLYHGIISRVLVRPCASLYRRIELKSGLRTQRLICTRQSSATLSSPFASSSERTRIYKSDGTVQSEEQGSWPEECDVLVLGGGAVGSSVAYHLRQRAQRGLRVVVVEQDPAYTKASTVLSLGGIRQQYTVKENIQLSLYGAEFLRNAASLLAVEGEEPPDVQFRPQGYLLLAPEDKVEILRENFRLQVETGAKVQFFTATQLKAKYPWLNITGVGAGVEGFENEGRFDPWALLLGLRRKATSLGAEYVRGKICGLSKRDQVDGAPAALTSAEILLPCGTRRSIAFKRVVLACGAWSGAVAALAGIGAGEGVLAMPLHIYPRKRYVYIVHVPGLPGANTPIFIDMSGTYFKREGLNTHLYTVGKSPTEEQEPSIDDLEIDYDFFENEVWPVLANRVPVFENLKLQGAWAGYYDYHTLDQNPIIGPHPVYANMFIVTGFSGHGAQHAAGAGLATAEYILEGKFCTIDLNRFCFERVLTGEAVREKNVI, from the exons ATGTCACTGTATCATGGCATTATTTCTCGCGTGCTGGTGAGACCTTGCGCTTCACTTTACAGACGAATCGAACTGAAATCTGGGCTTCGAACCCAGCGTCTGATTTGCACACGCCAGTCTTCCGCCACGCTTTCCTCACCGTTTGCAAGTTCGAGTGAAAGAACGAGAATATACAAAAGTGATGGGACAGTGCAGAGTGAAGAGCAGGGTTCGTGGCCGGAGGAGTGTGACGTGCTTGTGCTTGGCGGCGGGGCTGTCGGTTCCTCCGTGGCCTATCACCTTCGGCAGCGAGCTCAGAGGGGCCTTCGGGTAGTCGTGGTGGAGCAAGACCCAGCT TATACAAAGGCCTCGACAGTGCTATCTCTAGGTGGTATCAGACAACAGTACACAGTGAAAGAGAATATCCAGCTGTCTCTGTACGGAGCGGAATTCCTACGTAACGCCGCTTCCTTGCTGGCCGTGGAGGGCGAAGAACCTCCTGATGTGCAGTTCAGACCGCAGGGTTATCTCCTGCTGGCGCCCGAAGACAAGGTCGAAATACTGAGAGAGAACTTTAGGCTTCAGGT GGAAACGGGGGCTAAAGTGCAGTTTTTCACCGCGACGCAACTGAAGGCAAAATACCCGTGGCTCAACATAACAGGAGTTGGCGCAGGTGTGGAAGGCTTTGAAAACGAAGGAAG GTTCGACCCTTGGGCTTTGCTATTGGGGTTACGTCGCAAAGCCACGAGTTTGGGTGCCGAGTACGTGAGAGGCAAGATATGTGGACTGAGCAAACGAGACCAAGTGGACGGGGCGCCTGCAGCTCTGACATCTGCCGAG ATACTTCTTCCGTGCGGCACAAGACGGAGCATTGCCTTCAAGCGTGTGGTCTTGGCGTGTGGGGCTTGGTCAGGCGCGGTGGCGGCGCTGGCGGGGATAGGGGCTGGTGAAGGCGTCCTGGCCATGCCCTTGCACATTTACCCCAG gAAACGGTATGTTTACATCGTACACGTTCCGGGGCTACCAGGGGCCAACACGCCAATATTCATCGATATGAGTGGCACATATTTCAAGCGAGAAGGCCTCAATACACACCTCTACACCGTCGGAAAGTCTCCCACTGAGGAACAGGAACCTTCCATTGATGACCTCGAAATTGACTACGATTTCTTCGAGAACGAAGTATGGCCTGTGCTTGCTAACAGAGTACCTGTCTTCGAGAACCTAAAG TTACAGGGAGCCTGGGCAGGTTACTACGACTACCATACCCTGGATCAGAATCCGATCATAGGCCCACATCCAGTCTACGCCAATATGTTTATCGTGACTGGCTTCAGTGGCCATG gtGCACAGCATGCAGCCGGAGCAGGACTGGCCACAGCGGAGTACATTTTGGAAGGGAAATTCTGTACCATTGACCTAAACCGTTTTTGTTTTGAAAGAGTTCTCACTGGTGAGGCAGTCAGAGAGAAAAATGTTATATAA
- the LOC119582527 gene encoding AP-1 complex subunit beta-1-like, giving the protein MTDSKYFTTTKKGEIFELKSELNSDKKEKKKEAVKKVIASMTVGKDVSALFPDVVNCMQTDNLELKKLVYLYLMNYAKSQPDMAIMAVNTFVKDCEDPNPLIRALAVRTMGCIRVDKITEYLCEPLRKCLKDEDPYVRKTAAICVAKLHDINASMVEDQGFLDQLKELLSDSNPMVVANAVASLTEINEASSSGQPLMELNASTINKLLTALNECTEWGQVFILDALSQYSPKDEREAQSICERITPRLAHANAAVVLSAVKCLMKFMELMVSDSEFVKNLSKKLAPPLVTLLSSEPEVQYVALRNINLIVQKRPDLLKHEMKVFFVKYNDPIYVKLEKLDIMIRLASEANIIQVLSELKEYATEVDVDFVRKAVRAIGRCAIKVETSAERCVSTLLDLIQTKVNYVVQEAIVVIKDIFRKYPNKYESIISTLCENLDTLDEPEARASMIWIIGEYAERIDNADELLESFLEGFHDENTQVQLQLLTAIVKLFLKRPTDTQELVQQVLSLATQDSDNPDLRDRGFIYWRLLSTDPGAAKEVVLAEKPLIAEETDLIEPTLLDELICHIASLASVYHKPPSAFVEGRTGLRRALPKSSGSDGESSGDNQQQAPQPTVIPNQDSLIPDLLNMDINAPPVIPQASQPAFSGGTLDLLGGGLDSLLGGGGADVGAAPAAPGVPPTATSSAGLLGDIFGIGSSSTPVYSPPKQVWLPANRGKGMEISGTFSRNNNDYFYTISTGMGNISMDLTLCNKAMQPISGFAIQLNKNSFGVTPAAPLNVAAPLAPNQSIDVSLSLSTNGPVQRMDPLTNLQVAIKNSVDVFYFATVMPIHIFFTEDGAMDKRVFLSTWKDIPSQNEVQFNIENINLNADGLSTTAANLQAADTCLYEDGISNKLQNCNVFTIAKRNVEGQDMLYQSIKLTNGIWVLTELKVQPGNPTIVLSLKSRATEVAQGIFEAFDGILHS; this is encoded by the exons ATGACAGACTCAAAGTACTTCACAACCACCAAAAAGGGTGAGATCTTTGAGTTGAAATCTGAACTGAATAGtgacaagaaggagaagaagaaggaagctgTGAAGAAAGTTATTGCTTCCATGACAGTTG GAAAGGATGTATCTGCCCTATTCCCTGATGTGGTCAACTGTATGCAGACTGACAACCTGGAACTTAAAAAACTTGTCTATCTTTATCTGATGAATTATGCAAAGTCCCAGCCAGACATGGCAATCATGGCTGTCAATACATTTGTGAAG gaTTGTGAAGACCCCAATCCTTTGATCCGAGCCTTAGCAGTGCGCACAATGGGATGCATTCGTGTGGACAAGATCACAGAATATCTTTGTGAGCCTCTGCGCAAATGTTTAAAGGATGAGGATCCATACGTAAGGAAGACTGCTGCTATCTGCGTAGCCAAGTTGCATGATATTAATGCTTCTATGGTAGAAGACCAGGGATTTTTGGATCAGCTAAAAGAACTATTATCAGACTCCAATcctatg GTTGTTGCAAATGCAGTTGCTTCACTTACTGAAATTAACGAAGCAAGCAGTTCAGGACAGCCTTTGATGGAGCTCAATGCCTCAACTATCAACAAACTGTTAACTGCTCTGAATGAGTGCACAGAATGGGGACAGGTGTTCATCCTCGATGCCCTCTCTCAATATAGCCCGAAGGATGAGCGGGAAGCACAGAG CATTTGCGAGCGAATTACCCCTCGTTTGGCCCATGCCAACGCTGCAGTAGTGTTGTCTGCAGTGAAATGTCTTATGAAGTTTATGGAACTGATGGTCAGCGATTCTGAATTTGTGAAGAACCTTTCCAAAAAGTTGGCGCCTCCTTTGGTCACACTGTTGTCCTCTGAGCCTGAG GTTCAGTATGTGGCTCTACGTAACATCAACCTTATTGTCCAGAAGAGGCCAGATCTTCTGAAGCATGAGATGAAGGTCTTCTTTGTTAAGTACAATGATCCAATTTATGTGAAGCTTGAAAAGCTTGACATCATGATTCGTCTTGCATCTGAGGCCAATATCATTCAAGTTCTCTCTGAGTTGAAGGA ATATGCAACAGAAGTGGATGTTGATTTTGTGCGAAAAGCTGTAAGGGCTATTGGACGCTGTGCCATCAAAGTAGAAACATCTGCAGAGAGATGTGTGTCTACTCTGCTTGATCTTATTCAGACAAAG GTAAATTATGTCGTTCAAGAAGCTATTGTGGTAATCAAGGATATCTTCCGAAAGTACCCCAACAAATATGAAAGCATAATCTCGACTCTCTGTGAGAATCTTGACACCTTGGATGAGCCAGAAGCAAG ggCATCAATGATTTGGATCATTGGTGAGTATGCAGAGCGAATTGACAATGCAGATGAACTGTTGGAGAGTTTCCTTGAAGGATTCCATGATGAGAACACACAAGTGCAGCTACAGCTTCTCACAGCAATTGTCAAACTTTTCCTGAAGAGACCCACAGATACACAGGAATTAGTACAACAG GTACTAAGTCTGGCTACCCAGGACTCTGACAACCCAGATTTGCGAGACAGAGGATTTATCTACTGGAGGCTCTTGTCTACCGATCCTGGTGCAGCTAAGGAA GTTGTACTTGCCGAGAAGCCTCTCATTGCTGAAGAAACCGATCTTATTGAACCAACCCTTTTGGATGAGCTGATATGCCATATTGCTTCACTGGCATCGGTGTACCATAAACCCCCCTCTGCATTTGTTGAAGGGAGAACTGGTCTCCGAAGGGCTCTTCCTAAG TCTTCTGGTAGTGATGGAGAGTCGAGTGGAGACAACCAGCAGCAAGCACCACAGCCCACTGTCATCCCCAACCAGGACTCCCTCATCCCAGACTTACTCAACATGGATATCAATGCTCCGCCAGTTATTCCTCAAGCATCACAGCcag CATTCTCCGGTGGCACACTGGATCTCCTGGGCGGTGGATTAGATTCCCTCTTGGGAGGTGGTGGGGCTGATGTCGGAGCTGCCCCTGCTGCTCCAGGGGTTCCTCCAACTGCCACATCCTCAGCAG GGCTACTAGGTGATATCTTTGGCATTGGCTCCTCAAGCACACCAGTTTACAGTCCACCTAAGCAAGTTTGGTTGCCTGCTAATcgtggaaagggaatggaaataTCAGGAACTTTCTCACGCAA taataatgattacttTTATACTATCTCCACAGGAATGGGAAATATTTCAATGGATTTGACTCTGTGTAACAAGGCAATGCAACCTATCTCTGGCTTTGCCATACAATTGAACAAGAACAGCTTTGGGGTCACACCAGCAGCTCCTTTGAATGTGGCTGCTCCTCTAGCTCCCAACCAGTCCATTgatgttagtctctctctctccaccaatgGCCCGGTTCAGCGTATGGATCCACTTACAAATTTGCAG GTTGCTATCAAGAACAGCGTGGATGTGTTCTACTTCGCAACAGTGATGCCAATACACATCTTCTTTACTGAGGATGGAGCCATGGACAAGAGGGTTTTCCTTTCTACTTGGAAGGATATTCCAAGTCAAAATGAAGTTCAGTTCAACATTGAGAATATCAATCTGAATGCGG ATGGCTTATCTACCACGG CTGCTAATCTCCAAGCTGCTGACACCTGCTTGTATGAAG ATGGTATTTCAAACAAGCTGCAAAACTGCAATGTGTTCACAATTGCAAAGCGAAATGTGGAGGGTCAGGATATGCTTTACCAGTCCATCAAGCTCACTAATGGTATCTGGGTTCTGACAGAGCTTAAAGTGCAGCCAGGAAATCCAACCATTGTG TTATCACTGAAGTCAAGAGCCACTGAGGTTGCCCAAGGCATCTTTGAAGCATTTGATGGGATCTTGCACTCCTAA